A region of Veillonellaceae bacterium DNA encodes the following proteins:
- a CDS encoding DHH family phosphoesterase: MPQGPSFWFDTRIYLLVASALLMVIIFYNKYVAVLGAILIIALYLYGRERHREQQKALNDFLDTMVHNVEEITTYALKKLPMAMVIIDNDGKLKWCNSRLFDWAPEDLKAGDSLLKVWPNLPLEEIWDQSGSLIFQADDKYYQVIHKPLENARAGNLLALYITDVTACQQACAECRAAMPVTAYIQIDNYDDVLQGLTDNQRSDVMLEVNKLLAAWIKDLDGFIKKYAEDMYVAVFSRQALDRLLKDKFEVLDRIREIKSGNKIPVTISMGVVADENGFGAMAEQAQAGLDLALGRGGDQAAVHINGKIQFYGGKATVVEKNTRVKARIVAHAIRESIENSSLVLIMGHVNEDFDSLGAAIGVAKMARHMKKQAYVVVSKPSTTVSKLTDVFVDYEEYKDLFIDPETAHGLITHDLLVFLVDAHRPELAADRGLLNVAERVIVIDHHRRSEGFVDNPLLVYLEPSASSASELVTELLMYFDDQLELTRLDATALYAGIVVDTKNFAVQAGVRTFDAASYLRRAGADPTLVRHLFRIDFATMKARAEIISRTEVLPGGVVISLCPENVTNGQLVAAQTADSLLHLEGIRMSIVLFSIPEGVGISARSQGDINVQVLMEELGGGGHQTVAGAQLKQVTLEEAKQRVIELVANYIRESEQNESNPAARS, encoded by the coding sequence ATGCCACAAGGTCCATCTTTTTGGTTTGATACGCGAATCTATCTATTGGTAGCGTCTGCGCTGCTGATGGTTATAATTTTCTATAATAAATATGTGGCCGTATTGGGAGCCATTCTAATAATTGCCCTGTACTTGTATGGTCGGGAAAGGCACAGAGAGCAGCAGAAGGCGCTTAATGATTTTCTCGATACAATGGTTCACAATGTCGAAGAGATTACAACATATGCCCTCAAAAAATTACCCATGGCTATGGTAATAATTGATAATGACGGCAAACTCAAGTGGTGTAATTCAAGGTTGTTTGATTGGGCCCCCGAGGATCTGAAAGCCGGTGATTCTCTGCTTAAAGTTTGGCCCAATCTACCACTGGAAGAGATTTGGGATCAGTCGGGCAGTTTGATTTTCCAAGCCGATGATAAGTATTATCAGGTTATCCACAAGCCGCTTGAAAATGCGCGTGCCGGCAATCTGCTGGCACTTTACATTACAGACGTTACGGCTTGCCAGCAGGCTTGTGCAGAATGCCGCGCTGCAATGCCGGTTACTGCCTATATTCAGATTGATAACTATGACGACGTGCTTCAGGGACTTACCGACAATCAGCGGTCTGACGTTATGCTTGAAGTTAATAAGCTTTTAGCTGCTTGGATAAAAGATCTCGACGGGTTTATTAAAAAGTATGCTGAGGATATGTATGTAGCTGTATTTTCCCGACAGGCCCTTGACAGACTACTCAAGGATAAGTTTGAAGTTCTTGATAGAATCAGAGAGATTAAAAGTGGTAATAAGATTCCGGTTACCATCAGCATGGGAGTTGTAGCTGATGAGAACGGCTTTGGCGCTATGGCTGAACAGGCGCAGGCCGGTCTTGACCTCGCACTTGGCCGGGGGGGTGACCAGGCTGCCGTTCATATTAACGGGAAAATTCAGTTCTATGGCGGTAAAGCCACAGTTGTTGAAAAGAATACAAGGGTTAAGGCCCGTATTGTTGCTCATGCTATTCGGGAAAGCATTGAAAACTCTAGCTTAGTACTCATAATGGGACATGTCAATGAAGACTTTGACAGTCTAGGTGCTGCCATAGGGGTCGCTAAGATGGCCCGCCATATGAAAAAGCAGGCCTATGTTGTTGTTAGTAAGCCGAGTACGACAGTAAGTAAACTAACTGACGTGTTTGTCGATTACGAAGAATATAAGGATTTGTTTATTGACCCGGAAACAGCGCACGGACTGATAACTCATGATTTACTTGTATTCTTGGTTGATGCTCATCGTCCGGAGCTGGCTGCCGATCGAGGGTTGTTAAATGTAGCCGAGCGGGTAATTGTGATTGATCATCATCGCCGAAGTGAAGGGTTTGTCGATAATCCATTACTAGTATATCTTGAACCATCTGCCTCATCAGCCAGTGAACTGGTAACTGAATTGCTGATGTATTTCGATGATCAGTTGGAATTAACCCGGTTGGACGCGACAGCGCTTTATGCTGGCATTGTCGTTGATACCAAAAATTTTGCGGTTCAGGCCGGTGTCCGAACTTTTGACGCTGCTTCCTACCTGCGGCGAGCTGGTGCAGACCCTACCTTGGTCCGCCATTTATTCCGGATTGATTTTGCTACAATGAAAGCAAGGGCCGAAATAATCAGCCGAACCGAAGTACTTCCGGGCGGGGTTGTAATATCCCTATGTCCGGAAAATGTAACAAATGGCCAACTTGTAGCGGCGCAGACCGCTGATTCGCTGCTGCACCTCGAAGGGATTCGGATGAGTATCGTGCTGTTTTCAATACCCGAGGGTGTAGGCATCAGCGCTAGGTCGCAAGGTGATATAAATGTCCAGGTACTTATGGAGGAACTGGGCGGCGGCGGTCATCAGACGGTGGCAGGTGCTCAGCTTAAGCAAGTCACCCTTGAAGAAGCCAAACAGCGAGTAATTGAGCTCGTTGCCAATTATATACGGGAGAGTGAGCAGAATGAAAGTAATCCTGCAGCAAGAAGTTAA
- a CDS encoding YybS family protein: MQQTRVRPMVEGGVLSAIAIIFAIISAYLPVVGPFVNLIWPVPIILLGVRHGYKWSILATAVAGLLIAMLMHPLHAVSVVVGFGLIGIVLGYAIRAEYSPMKAVAWGTAASVISKVAALAISAAVLGMNPLAMQTDFLGKAVEQAVELYRGFGMTEENIAQIANNMTGLIDLLKVILPAGFILAAVVDTYLNFMIARIVLKKLGHHVEDFPPFKLWSLPRFVGYFFVLSLVGMYWGKSRELVMLYNISANIQVLTSMFLFVQGLALFYYIADKYNLSRLTRGIILVLILTNGFLSQGLVFAGGIDMAVDYRGLRRSD; the protein is encoded by the coding sequence ATGCAACAAACAAGAGTTAGACCAATGGTTGAAGGCGGCGTATTGTCCGCTATAGCAATAATTTTTGCTATCATCAGTGCCTATTTACCGGTGGTAGGACCGTTTGTAAATCTTATCTGGCCGGTTCCGATTATTTTGCTAGGGGTTCGTCACGGCTATAAATGGAGTATCTTGGCTACCGCGGTAGCAGGATTGCTTATTGCCATGCTTATGCACCCTCTCCATGCCGTAAGCGTTGTGGTCGGATTTGGCCTAATTGGTATTGTGCTAGGCTATGCAATCCGGGCTGAGTACAGTCCAATGAAAGCAGTAGCGTGGGGCACAGCTGCCTCTGTTATTTCTAAAGTGGCTGCGCTAGCAATCAGCGCTGCTGTGCTCGGTATGAATCCATTGGCAATGCAGACAGACTTTCTGGGCAAAGCGGTAGAGCAGGCTGTTGAATTATACCGCGGGTTTGGTATGACTGAAGAAAATATTGCTCAGATTGCCAACAATATGACAGGCTTAATTGACCTGCTCAAAGTTATCCTGCCTGCTGGTTTCATACTTGCCGCTGTTGTTGATACTTACCTTAATTTTATGATTGCTAGAATTGTGCTTAAAAAACTGGGACATCATGTCGAAGATTTTCCGCCTTTCAAATTATGGAGCTTGCCCCGGTTTGTCGGTTATTTCTTTGTATTGTCGCTGGTCGGTATGTACTGGGGTAAATCCCGTGAGTTAGTTATGCTCTACAATATTTCTGCTAATATCCAGGTATTGACAAGTATGTTTTTATTTGTGCAAGGTCTGGCTCTATTTTACTACATTGCCGATAAATACAATTTGTCAAGGCTGACTCGGGGTATTATACTGGTTCTAATATTAACTAACGGTTTTTTATCACAAGGGTTAGTTTTTGCCGGTGGTATCGATATGGCAGTCGACTACCGCGGCCTTCGAAGATCTGATTAA